In Juglans microcarpa x Juglans regia isolate MS1-56 chromosome 7D, Jm3101_v1.0, whole genome shotgun sequence, the following are encoded in one genomic region:
- the LOC121239364 gene encoding metallothionein-like protein type 2 — protein MSSSGGSCSCGSSCKCGSGCNCSSMYPDLGFSEKTSTKTIIAGVAPAMKIYNEESEMSFVAENGCKCGSNCTCDPCNCK, from the exons ATGTCTTCCAGCGGAGGAAGCTGCAGTTGTGGCTCCAGTTGCAAGTGCGGCAGTGGCTGCAATTG CTCCAGCATGTATCCTGACCTGGGTTTCTCAGAGAAGACCAGCACCAAGACCATCATCGCTGGGGTTGCACCAGCCATGAAGAT CTACAACGAGGAGTCTGAGATGAGCTTTGTAGCTGAGAATGGCTGCAAGTGTGGATCAAACTGCACCTGCGACCCATGCAACTGCAAATGA
- the LOC121239362 gene encoding probable GTP-binding protein OBGM, mitochondrial, translated as MWICCRKSLWHLEALRQSSKSPWLFSIFSLYSDTPHRKSKLAPLQERKMIDRFRLNAKGGDGGNGCSSFHRSRQVRRGRPDGGSGGRGGDVILESSPTVWDFSGLQHHITANRGGPGASKNMIGTRGEDKVVYVPVGTVIHLIKGEIPSTVKNHSSTDLDPWEIPGTLVDGTSEPNQASTYNDPNMAAEVESLLHTGCSSDQNGGTVEILPGIKQPTQVASTNALPQLSPHHHTSKVCKKEEMEEKEETEETEQMQYNVAELTEQGQRVIVARGGEGGSGNVCTSRVPNKLKSMKPGVDKDKTIDVEVSDNDQSTHSEGLPGSESLLELELKSIADVSFVGMPNAGKSTLLGAISRAKPSVGHYAFTTLRPNLGNLNFDDLSITVADVPGLIKGAHENRGLGHAFLRHIERTKVLAYVLDLASALDGRKGIPPWEQLKDLILELEYHQEGLSGRPSLIVANKIDEDGAEEVYRELKRRVPGVPIFPVCAVLEEGIAELKTGLKGLVNGEISCGLSLDEILLD; from the exons ATGTGGATATGCTGTCGAAAATCTCTTTGGCACTTAGAAGCCTTGAGACAATCCTCCAAGTCTCCATGgcttttctcaattttttctctctactcGGATACTCCTCACAGGAAGTCTAAGCTTGCACCTTTACAG GAGAGGAAAATGATCGATAGGTTCAGACTAAATGCTAAAGGAGGTGATGGTGGCAATGGTTGTTCCAGCTTCCACCGTAGCCGGCAGGTTCGTCGGGGCAGACCTGATG GTGGTAGTGGTGGAAGAGGTGGTGATGTGATTTTGGAATCTTCCCCCACAGTTTGGGACTTCAGTGGTTTGCAACATCACATT ACTGCAAACAGGGGTGGACCAGGAGCCTCAAAGAATATGATAGGAACCAGAGGGGAAGATAAG GTTGTCTACGTACCTGTTGGCACTGTGATACATCTTATAAAGGGTGAAATTCCTTCCACTGTTAAAAATCATTCTTCAACAGATTTGGATCCATGGGAGATTCCGGGTACACTTGTCGATGGCACATCTGAACCAAATCAGGCATCTACTTATAATGACCCTAATATGGCAGCTGAAGTTGAATCATTGCTCCATACTGGTTGCTCATCAGATCAAAATGGAGGCACTGTAGAGATATTGCCAGGCATAAAGCAGCCAACTCAAGTTGCATCAACCAATGCTCTTCCTCAACTGTCTCCTCACCATCATACATCCAAAGTTTGCAAGAAAGAAGAGATGGAGGAGAAAGAAGAGACGGAGGAGACAGAACAAATGCAATACAATGTTGCAGAATTAACAGAACAAGGTCAACGAGTTATAGTTGCTCGAGGAGGGGAGGGTGGTTCAGGCAATGTTTGTACTTCCAGAGTTCCTAATAAGCTCAAGTCTATGAAGCCTGGGGTCGACAAGGATAAAACTATCGATGTTGAAGTATCTGATAATGATCAGTCCACTCATAGTGAGGGTTTGCCTGGTTCTGAATCACTTCTTGAGTTGGAACTCAAGAGTATTGCTGATGTGAGCTTCGTGGGGATGCCTAATGCTGGTAAAAGTACTCTACTAGGTGCTATCTCAAGGGCTAAGCCCTCTGTAGGGCATTATGCCTTCACAACTCTAAGGCCTAATCTGGGGAATCTGAACTTTGATGACTTGTCAATCACAGTTGCTGATGTTCCTGGACTCATAAAGGGTGCCCATGAGAACCGTGGGCTTGGACATGCATTCCTGCGCCACATAGAACGCACAAAGGTTCTGGCCTATGTGTTAGACTTAGCTTCTGCATTAGATGGTAGAAAGGGTATTCCGCCATGGGAACAGCTGAAAGATCTTATTTTAGAGCTTGAATATCATCAGGAGGGTTTGTCTGGTCGACCATCCTTAATAGTGGCAAATAAAATTGATGAGGATGGGGCTGAAGAAGTGTATCGAGAATTAAAAAGACGGGTTCCAGGCGTTCCTATTTTTCCTGTATGTGCTGTTTTGGAGGAGGGAATAGCAGAGCTAAAAACTGGTCTTAAAGGGCTTGTGAATGGTGAAATTTCATGCGGACTCAGTTTAGATGAAATATTGCTTGATTAG
- the LOC121239363 gene encoding uncharacterized protein LOC121239363 gives MNAINDEWGCTIDQFNRMHPPTFDGRGDPTLAEDWIQDIEEILRVINCTDEQEVLYSAFKLTGEAKRWWISERTIREAEGTEIVSWLHFKQIFLKHFFPSSVRDDKAMEFTNLMQGAMTVHQYAARFIELSRFAAYLIPDEETKARKFEQGLNENIYERIVGFQIHNFSELVNKATVFERSIQRSVALVGQRKRTMPQGSQSAMDQGPWKKRNEGSSSSQKQMQENQSNNLCKFSNHAHIRECKREVGACFQCGKTDLIRECPLFLTDNKKPIPPPGSQHTNQGNNQHRMRPAQVFALTSEDAEDDNNVITDLRDRDVASCGMYPDLGYSEKTTTETIISGLHQLKRCSMRGLRRALEQRTAASVDQTAPEIHATAIAPACILTWVSQRRPALRPSSLGLHQP, from the exons ATGAATGCGATAAATGATGAATGGGGATGCACGATAGACCAGTTTAATCGAATGCATCCTCCCACCTTCGATGGTCGGGGCGACCCAACCTTAGCAGAAGACTGGATCcaagacattgaagaaataCTTCGTGTTATAAACTGCACGGACGAACAGGAAGTTTTATACTCCGCTTTCAAACTAACTGGAGaagcaaaaagatggtggatttcTGAAAGAACTATCAGAGAAGCTGAAGGGACGGAAATAGTCAGTTGGCTGCACTTCAAGCAAATTTTCCTGAAACACTTTTTCCCAAGCTCAGTCAGAGATGACAAGGCTATGGAGTTCACTAATTTAATGCAGGGAGCTATGACAGTACACCAGTACGCAGCTAGATTTATCGAGTTATCACGTTTTGCTGCATATCTGATCCCTGATGAGGAGACGAAGGCTCGTAAGTTTGAACAAGGGCTGAACGAAAATATTTACGAAcgaattgtgggctttcaaatccATAACTTTTCAGAGTTGGTGAATAAGGCCACAGTATTTGAACGAAGCATTCAAAGAAGCGTTGCACTGGTGGGACAGAGGAAGAGGACTATGCCACAAGGGTCTCAATCTGCAATGGATCAAGGGCCGTGGAAAAAGAGAAACGAAGGGAGCAGCTCGAGTCAAAAGCAAATGCAGGAAAATCAATCGAATAACCTCTGTAAGTTTTCTAATCATGCACATATTAGAGAGTGCAAAAGAGAAGTGGGGGCGTGTTTTCAATGTGGTAAGACCGATCTTATCAGGGAATGCCCTTTGTTTCTGACGGACAACAAGAAGCCAATTCCACCTCCAGGTTCCCAGCATACGAATCAGGGAAACAATCAACATAGAATGAGACCGGCCCAAGTGTTTGCACTGACATCTGAAGATGCTGAGGACGACAATAATGTAATCACAG ACTTGCGGGATCGAGACGTTGCAAGCTGCGGCATGTACCCTGACCTGGGTTACTCGGAGAAGACCACCACTGAGACCATCATTTCTGGGTTGCACCAGCTAAAAAGAT GTTCTATGAGGGGTCTGAGGCGAGCTTTGGAGCAGAGAACGGCTGCAAGTGTGGATCAAACTGCACCTGAGATCCATGCAACTGCAA TTG CTCCAGCGTGTATCCTGACCTGGGTTTCTCAGAGAAGACCAGCACTAAGACCATCATCGCTGGGGTTGCACCAGCCATGA